One genomic region from Candidatus Endomicrobiellum trichonymphae encodes:
- the thyX gene encoding FAD-dependent thymidylate synthase, translating to MKIKLLKFTNDPEKICAVAAKLCRSSENIDEISGNFTKEKIKELLSRIISSGHYSVLEHSSFTFGVEGISRVLLAQLTRHRIASFSVQSQRCVRFENGVEYVVPDTIKKNKTLLKKYDDFLKNTETLYKEFLDEGIPAEDARYILPNASATKIVITMNARELKHFFSLRCCNRSQWEIRDMACLMLNLVKKKAALLFSDAGPDCVRKGCNEVFSCGKPWKKYK from the coding sequence ATGAAAATAAAGCTTTTAAAGTTTACTAATGACCCGGAAAAAATATGTGCTGTAGCTGCAAAGTTATGTCGTAGTTCTGAGAATATAGATGAAATTTCCGGGAACTTTACAAAAGAAAAGATTAAAGAACTTCTCAGCAGAATTATTTCATCTGGTCATTATTCCGTTTTAGAACATTCTTCTTTTACTTTCGGAGTCGAAGGTATTTCGCGTGTTTTGCTTGCGCAGCTTACAAGACACAGAATAGCTTCTTTTTCCGTTCAGAGCCAGAGATGTGTAAGATTTGAAAACGGCGTTGAATATGTAGTTCCCGACACAATAAAAAAAAATAAAACACTGTTAAAAAAATATGATGATTTTTTAAAAAATACTGAAACGTTGTATAAAGAATTTTTAGATGAGGGTATTCCTGCAGAAGACGCTAGATATATTCTGCCTAATGCTTCAGCGACAAAAATTGTAATTACGATGAATGCAAGGGAGCTTAAACACTTTTTCTCATTAAGATGCTGTAATAGATCGCAATGGGAAATAAGAGATATGGCATGTCTTATGTTAAATCTCGTCAAAAAAAAAGCGGCATTGTTGTTTTCCGATGCAGGCCCTGATTGCGTAAGAAAAGGCTGTAATGAGGTTTTTTCATGCGGTAAGCCGTGGAAAAAATATAAATAG
- a CDS encoding adenylosuccinate synthase, producing MSTLVVLGTQWGDEGKGKVIHYLAKQADYIVRYQGGNNAGHTLIHENKPFILHLIPSGILFPDKYCLITNGVVVDPKALKEEIAILDKNNISVEKRFFISEQAHIILPYHKLIDGILEEENVKIGTTRRGIGPAYADKVKRIGIRVVDYLEKDVFEDLLEKNLIEKTPILKNSGVDIANLKEEILKDREELSIFLEPFVTDTSIMIANAIKKNKKILFESAQGTMLDLDFGTYPFVTSSNPIAGGVCSGAGVGPTKIDSVLGVVKAYTTRVGEGPFTVELFDEMGKFLREKGAEYGATTGRPRRCGWFDAVVVRHSVRLSGIKHLILTKLDCVEDIDKIKICVAYKYKDKLYKEFPASRTVQKYAEPVYEEMPGFKGKVKGIIDFEKLPLNAQKYVKRLEQLVDAPIDLISLGRKREETIEVRKGVKWF from the coding sequence ATGTCGACATTAGTTGTTTTGGGAACACAGTGGGGAGATGAAGGAAAAGGAAAAGTTATACATTATCTTGCAAAACAGGCAGATTATATTGTCCGTTATCAAGGCGGTAATAATGCGGGCCATACCTTAATCCATGAAAACAAGCCTTTTATTCTTCATTTAATACCGTCAGGAATACTCTTTCCTGATAAATATTGTCTAATTACGAATGGAGTCGTAGTCGATCCTAAAGCTTTAAAAGAGGAAATTGCCATATTAGATAAGAATAATATCTCCGTTGAAAAAAGATTTTTTATAAGCGAGCAGGCTCACATTATACTTCCTTATCACAAACTTATCGACGGAATTCTTGAAGAAGAAAACGTTAAGATAGGTACTACGAGAAGAGGAATAGGCCCTGCTTATGCAGATAAAGTAAAGAGAATAGGAATAAGAGTTGTTGATTATTTGGAAAAGGACGTTTTTGAAGATTTACTTGAGAAAAATCTTATAGAAAAAACTCCTATATTGAAAAACAGCGGAGTAGATATTGCAAACTTGAAAGAGGAAATATTGAAAGATCGTGAAGAGCTTTCAATATTCCTTGAACCCTTTGTTACGGACACAAGCATTATGATTGCAAATGCAATAAAGAAAAATAAAAAGATACTTTTTGAAAGTGCTCAGGGTACGATGCTTGATTTGGATTTTGGAACTTATCCTTTTGTGACATCGTCTAATCCTATAGCCGGTGGTGTATGTTCCGGTGCCGGAGTTGGTCCTACGAAAATAGATAGTGTGTTAGGAGTTGTAAAGGCTTATACCACAAGAGTCGGCGAGGGACCTTTTACGGTAGAACTTTTTGATGAAATGGGTAAATTTTTAAGAGAAAAAGGCGCAGAGTACGGTGCAACAACCGGAAGACCACGCCGTTGCGGATGGTTTGATGCAGTTGTTGTACGCCACAGCGTGAGATTAAGCGGTATAAAACATTTAATTCTTACAAAACTTGATTGTGTAGAGGATATAGATAAAATTAAGATATGCGTTGCATACAAATATAAAGATAAATTATATAAAGAATTTCCCGCCTCAAGGACAGTTCAAAAATATGCCGAACCCGTTTATGAAGAAATGCCTGGATTTAAGGGAAAAGTTAAGGGCATTATAGATTTTGAAAAGCTTCCTCTAAATGCGCAAAAATACGTTAAACGTTTAGAACAGCTTGTAGATGCTCCGATAGATTTAATTTCCCTTGGAAGAAAGAGAGAAGAAACTATAGAAGTAAGAAAAGGCGTAAAGTGGTTTTAA
- the ribH gene encoding 6,7-dimethyl-8-ribityllumazine synthase, producing the protein MNIVTGQLNAHGKKFAIVVSRFNEFITNKLISGAEDILKRHSVADEDISVYWVPGAFEIPAVAKKIAENGKDNGIICLGCVIRGATPHFDYISAEVSKGVASIALQSNVPVIFGVLTTDSIEQAVERAGTKAGNKGSDAAMSAIEMVNLYSAI; encoded by the coding sequence ATGAATATTGTCACTGGACAGCTAAATGCGCATGGGAAAAAATTTGCGATAGTAGTGTCGAGATTTAATGAGTTTATAACAAATAAACTTATAAGCGGTGCAGAAGATATTCTCAAGAGGCATTCGGTTGCAGACGAAGATATTTCTGTTTACTGGGTTCCGGGAGCTTTTGAAATTCCTGCGGTTGCAAAAAAAATTGCAGAAAACGGAAAGGACAATGGAATAATTTGTCTGGGTTGTGTTATAAGGGGAGCTACTCCGCATTTTGATTATATCTCTGCCGAAGTTTCAAAAGGCGTTGCTTCCATAGCGCTTCAGAGCAATGTTCCGGTAATCTTTGGTGTGTTGACAACGGATTCAATAGAACAAGCTGTTGAAAGGGCCGGCACTAAAGCGGGAAATAAAGGATCTGATGCAGCAATGAGCGCAATAGAGATGGTAAATTTATACTCGGCAATTTGA
- a CDS encoding bifunctional 3,4-dihydroxy-2-butanone-4-phosphate synthase/GTP cyclohydrolase II: MKNKVFASIGDAVKDIKVGKMVIVVDDPGRENEGDLICAAEKASPEVINFMTKYARGLICVPMKHERLKELEIENMVEKPTEKKGCSFTVSVDYKIGTTTGISAYDRSVTVRKLIDKTAKHEDFARPGHIFPLRCKEGGVLARTGHTEAAVDLVRLAGFYPAGIICEIMNNDGTMARMSDLIKFAKKHDLHIITIGELVNYRRRTEKFISEIVNVDLPTRYGDFKLVLFEDLITKDSHIAVVKGVVKNRQNVLVRVHSSCETGDIFHSLRCDCGDQLETALKAVGEAEQGVVLYIHQEGRGIGLANKLKAYRLQEKGMDTVEANKALGFDPDLRDYGIGAQMLSELGIKSINLMTNNPGKINGLESYGLKITKRVPLEISPSKSNEKYLKTKKEKMGHMLKKV, from the coding sequence ATGAAGAATAAAGTTTTTGCATCAATAGGAGATGCGGTTAAAGATATTAAAGTGGGTAAAATGGTTATAGTTGTTGATGATCCCGGTAGAGAAAATGAAGGAGATTTAATTTGTGCCGCTGAAAAGGCTTCTCCTGAAGTTATAAATTTTATGACGAAGTATGCGAGAGGACTTATCTGTGTTCCGATGAAGCATGAGAGACTTAAGGAGCTTGAAATAGAAAATATGGTTGAAAAGCCGACGGAAAAAAAAGGTTGTTCTTTTACGGTGTCAGTTGACTATAAAATAGGTACTACGACGGGTATATCGGCTTACGATAGATCTGTTACCGTCAGAAAACTCATTGATAAAACTGCAAAACACGAAGATTTCGCAAGACCAGGTCACATATTTCCTTTGAGATGTAAAGAAGGAGGCGTCTTAGCCAGAACGGGTCATACAGAAGCAGCTGTTGATTTGGTTAGACTTGCGGGATTTTACCCTGCTGGAATTATATGCGAAATAATGAATAATGACGGAACAATGGCGAGGATGTCTGATTTGATAAAGTTTGCAAAGAAACATGATTTGCATATTATAACAATAGGGGAACTTGTAAATTACAGGCGCCGGACTGAGAAATTTATCAGTGAAATTGTGAACGTTGATTTGCCTACAAGATACGGAGACTTTAAACTTGTTTTATTTGAGGATTTGATAACAAAAGATTCTCATATTGCTGTTGTAAAAGGCGTTGTAAAAAACAGGCAGAACGTTTTGGTAAGAGTTCATTCGTCGTGCGAAACGGGCGATATATTTCACTCTTTAAGATGTGATTGCGGCGATCAGCTTGAAACGGCTTTAAAAGCTGTTGGAGAAGCGGAGCAGGGCGTAGTTTTATATATACATCAGGAAGGAAGAGGGATAGGGCTTGCAAATAAACTTAAAGCTTATCGTTTACAGGAAAAAGGTATGGATACCGTAGAAGCCAATAAAGCGCTCGGGTTTGATCCGGATTTAAGAGATTATGGAATAGGTGCTCAGATGTTGTCCGAACTCGGTATAAAAAGCATTAATCTTATGACTAATAATCCCGGAAAAATAAATGGACTTGAGAGTTACGGTTTAAAAATTACAAAAAGGGTTCCGCTGGAAATCAGTCCTAGCAAGTCCAACGAGAAATATTTGAAGACTAAAAAAGAAAAAATGGGACATATGTTAAAAAAGGTTTAA
- a CDS encoding riboflavin synthase produces the protein MFTGLIEDIGTVKNISGSKVEIETKLDGIAKGNSISVNGVCLTVVFVNKGCFVADYSPVTDRITTLSKLKQNSRVNLERAIELSSRLGGHIVSGHVDGIAEIKEIKNLRQFFRIVCSCGENISAYCVSRGSVAVDGISLTLSSILVSGFEIFIIPETFNNTIMQFKKKGDKINIETDIIAKYVEKFTNKKTNNISLEILKENGFV, from the coding sequence ATGTTTACGGGTTTAATTGAAGACATTGGTACGGTTAAAAATATTTCGGGTTCTAAAGTTGAAATTGAAACAAAACTTGATGGCATTGCAAAAGGCAACAGTATTTCGGTTAACGGAGTATGTCTGACTGTTGTTTTTGTAAATAAAGGCTGTTTTGTCGCTGATTACAGTCCCGTTACTGATAGGATTACAACTCTTTCAAAATTAAAACAAAATTCAAGAGTTAATTTGGAACGCGCTATAGAACTGTCTTCGAGACTTGGCGGACATATAGTGAGCGGACATGTTGACGGGATCGCTGAAATAAAAGAAATAAAAAATCTCAGGCAGTTCTTTAGAATTGTGTGTTCTTGCGGGGAAAATATATCCGCGTATTGTGTCAGCAGAGGTTCTGTTGCGGTTGATGGCATAAGTTTAACGCTTTCGTCTATATTAGTTTCGGGGTTTGAAATTTTTATTATACCTGAGACTTTTAATAATACAATCATGCAGTTTAAAAAAAAAGGTGATAAAATAAATATTGAGACTGATATTATTGCTAAATACGTAGAGAAGTTTACAAATAAAAAAACAAACAATATTTCCCTTGAAATATTAAAGGAAAACGGGTTTGTCTAG
- the ribD gene encoding bifunctional diaminohydroxyphosphoribosylaminopyrimidine deaminase/5-amino-6-(5-phosphoribosylamino)uracil reductase RibD: MNGNKYMQLALDLAQKGKGRVYTNPLVGCVIVKDNKIVGRGWHQCFGGNHAEVNAIIDAGKNAEGADLYVTLEPCNSYGKRTPCTLTIIKAGIKRVYYAVPDSNVSGGREILERNNIKVHEGLLKKQSRILIKDYLKHLKNKPKVSIKAAMTLDGKIATYEYDSKWITSEKSRNFVHKMRARYDAVLVGMNTALKDNPILTTHSKNLKNPIRVVIDSELKLPKSHHLFDACVPTVIVYDLNITNIPKYLNREGIILSPVNIDAAKKDFSVIIKKLDSLSIKRILIEGGSEIIASALFSDVVDDIYFFIAPKITGGRTAISVVGGTGVKKMSESLCIKNMKVKKIGPDLLITGQIR; encoded by the coding sequence ATGAATGGCAACAAATATATGCAACTTGCATTAGATCTTGCCCAAAAAGGAAAAGGCAGAGTTTATACTAATCCTTTGGTGGGTTGTGTAATTGTAAAAGACAATAAGATTGTAGGAAGAGGTTGGCATCAGTGTTTCGGCGGTAATCACGCTGAGGTAAATGCGATTATAGATGCGGGAAAAAATGCTGAAGGTGCGGACTTGTATGTTACGCTTGAGCCATGCAATAGTTACGGCAAGAGGACTCCTTGCACTCTTACAATTATAAAGGCCGGCATAAAGAGAGTTTATTATGCAGTGCCTGACAGTAATGTTTCAGGTGGCAGAGAAATATTGGAAAGAAACAATATTAAAGTCCATGAAGGGCTGTTAAAAAAACAATCCAGAATTCTGATTAAAGATTATTTAAAGCATTTAAAAAATAAACCTAAAGTTTCAATAAAGGCAGCAATGACATTAGATGGTAAAATTGCGACTTATGAATATGATTCAAAATGGATAACATCAGAAAAATCAAGGAATTTCGTACATAAAATGAGAGCGCGCTATGATGCGGTTCTTGTAGGTATGAATACGGCTCTTAAAGATAATCCTATTCTTACGACACATTCAAAAAATTTAAAAAATCCGATAAGAGTTGTCATAGATTCGGAATTAAAACTCCCAAAATCCCATCATTTATTTGACGCATGTGTTCCGACGGTTATTGTTTATGATTTAAATATTACAAATATCCCGAAATATTTGAATAGAGAAGGGATAATTCTATCTCCTGTTAATATTGACGCTGCAAAAAAAGATTTTAGTGTAATAATCAAAAAATTGGACTCTCTTTCAATAAAAAGAATTTTAATAGAAGGTGGGAGTGAAATAATTGCATCAGCCTTATTTTCGGATGTAGTAGATGACATATATTTTTTTATTGCTCCAAAAATAACGGGCGGTAGGACTGCAATTTCCGTTGTAGGGGGGACAGGAGTAAAGAAAATGTCGGAATCATTGTGTATAAAAAATATGAAAGTAAAAAAAATAGGTCCGGATTTACTTATAACTGGGCAAATTAGATAA
- the obgE gene encoding GTPase ObgE: protein MFIDKVNTYLAAGRGGDGCISFRREKYVPYGGPDGGNGGNGGDIYFESDQHKTTLLDLSYRPKFKAEDGQKGSSGDKSGRYGEDLIIKIPLGTLIFKNGEFFADLKTVGERILIVKGGRGGRGNASFKTGRHTVPRIAEKGAPGETAEVNLELRLIADVGLLGLPNAGKSTLLSQISAAKPKIADYPFTTLAPNLGVVNYKGKHFTAADIPGIIEGAYKGIGLGFEFLRHIRRTKVLIHVIDVNGFDGRDPYENYKIINNELKKYSKHLAKKHVIIVLNKIDSAVSLEQIKNFKKHLKTKKLFETSAATGYGIDALLKEMLRMLEKPVAFSTEEEVEPLHVKKYIYEPEFKISIKNGIFVATGAKVETLTEVTKFDEEESLRRYHNILKKMGLEIELKKMGARPGDTVRIGDFEFTFEK from the coding sequence ATGTTTATAGATAAAGTCAATACTTATCTTGCAGCCGGACGCGGTGGTGACGGTTGCATTTCTTTTAGAAGAGAAAAGTATGTTCCTTACGGCGGACCGGACGGCGGTAATGGTGGTAATGGCGGCGATATCTATTTTGAAAGCGATCAGCACAAAACAACTCTTTTAGATTTATCCTACAGACCTAAATTTAAAGCAGAAGATGGACAAAAAGGTTCGTCGGGTGACAAGTCTGGCAGATACGGTGAAGACTTAATAATAAAAATTCCTTTGGGAACTCTGATTTTTAAAAACGGAGAATTTTTTGCGGATTTAAAAACGGTGGGAGAAAGAATTTTGATTGTTAAAGGTGGCAGAGGCGGCAGAGGTAACGCTTCTTTTAAAACGGGAAGGCACACGGTTCCCAGGATTGCCGAAAAAGGTGCTCCGGGAGAAACCGCAGAAGTAAATCTTGAACTCCGCTTAATTGCAGACGTAGGACTTTTAGGTCTTCCAAATGCTGGAAAATCTACTCTTTTATCACAAATTTCGGCAGCAAAACCTAAAATTGCAGATTATCCTTTTACGACATTAGCTCCTAATTTAGGCGTTGTTAACTATAAAGGCAAACACTTTACCGCTGCTGATATTCCCGGTATAATTGAGGGTGCTTATAAAGGAATAGGGCTTGGCTTTGAGTTTTTAAGACATATAAGGCGTACAAAAGTTCTTATACATGTAATAGATGTAAACGGTTTTGACGGCAGAGATCCTTATGAGAATTATAAAATAATTAATAACGAATTGAAAAAATATTCAAAACACCTTGCAAAAAAACACGTTATAATAGTTTTAAACAAAATTGATTCGGCGGTTTCTCTAGAGCAAATTAAAAATTTTAAGAAGCATTTAAAGACTAAGAAATTGTTTGAAACTTCTGCGGCGACAGGTTATGGCATTGATGCATTGCTTAAAGAAATGCTAAGAATGCTTGAAAAGCCGGTTGCTTTTAGTACTGAAGAGGAAGTAGAGCCATTGCATGTAAAAAAATATATTTATGAACCTGAATTTAAAATTAGTATTAAAAACGGTATTTTTGTGGCGACAGGTGCTAAAGTTGAGACGCTTACGGAAGTGACAAAATTTGACGAAGAAGAGTCGCTAAGACGCTATCATAATATACTTAAAAAAATGGGTCTTGAAATTGAACTTAAAAAAATGGGTGCCAGACCGGGTGATACCGTGAGAATCGGGGATTTTGAATTTACTTTTGAAAAATAA
- the rpmA gene encoding 50S ribosomal protein L27, translated as MAHVKAQGSSTNGRDSNGQRLGVKIYGDQKASAGAIIVRQRGTKYHPGVNAGMGKDNTIFAKVTGTVKFIRKSGDRCYVNIEC; from the coding sequence ATGGCACATGTCAAAGCTCAGGGTTCATCTACCAATGGGCGTGATTCAAATGGTCAAAGACTGGGCGTAAAAATATACGGAGATCAGAAAGCTTCTGCAGGTGCAATTATAGTCCGCCAAAGAGGAACAAAATATCATCCAGGAGTAAATGCAGGAATGGGAAAAGACAACACTATTTTTGCAAAAGTCACAGGGACGGTTAAATTTATCAGAAAGTCCGGCGATAGATGTTATGTAAATATTGAATGCTAA
- the rplU gene encoding 50S ribosomal protein L21 codes for MYAIIKTGGKQYKVEKGVSLVVEKLKGVEAGQEVILREVLLLADGEKLTVGKPIIESARVVAKVVSQKRGPKVLVFKRKPKKGYKKLQGHRQYVTELEITGINT; via the coding sequence ATGTATGCAATTATTAAAACAGGTGGAAAGCAGTACAAAGTGGAAAAAGGCGTCAGTTTAGTAGTAGAGAAACTCAAAGGAGTCGAAGCGGGTCAGGAAGTTATTCTCAGAGAGGTTCTTTTACTTGCCGACGGCGAAAAACTGACAGTAGGAAAACCAATAATTGAAAGCGCAAGAGTAGTAGCTAAAGTTGTCTCGCAGAAAAGAGGTCCTAAAGTTTTGGTATTTAAAAGAAAGCCGAAAAAAGGATATAAAAAACTTCAGGGACATCGTCAATACGTAACAGAGTTGGAGATTACGGGAATCAATACTTAA
- a CDS encoding pyridoxal phosphate-dependent aminotransferase: MYISKRVLSIKPSPTLAIDAKAKALKQQGIDVINFGVGEPDFDTPVNIKEAAIIAINAGFTKYCPVAGTPELKNAIINKFKRDNGLTYTPEGIIVSSGAKHSLYNLFQSTIDDGDEVIIPAPYWVSYTDMVILAGGKPVIIHTSDKTNFKATPENIEKALTSKTKAIIVNSPSNPTGVTYTAEELKAIAQVCVKNKILIISDDIYEKLIYDDFKFTSIAEVSPEAKEFSIVVNGVSKAYSMTGWRIGYAAGPKNIISAMTKVQSQSTSNASSISIKAALEALNGTQKYVESMKKEFEKRRNYIVEKLNAIKDIDCRKPEGAFYVFPNIKAFLGKTFNGKVINTDIELADYLLDCAKIAVIPGSAFGAEGYIRLSYATSVENIKTGIERLETALKG, translated from the coding sequence ATGTATATTTCAAAAAGAGTGCTGTCAATTAAGCCGTCTCCGACACTGGCAATAGACGCAAAAGCAAAAGCACTTAAACAGCAGGGAATCGACGTTATAAATTTCGGCGTAGGCGAACCTGACTTTGATACGCCTGTAAATATAAAAGAAGCGGCAATTATCGCAATAAATGCTGGTTTTACAAAATACTGTCCCGTCGCGGGGACTCCAGAATTAAAAAATGCAATCATAAATAAATTTAAAAGAGACAACGGACTCACATACACTCCTGAGGGAATTATAGTTTCAAGCGGTGCAAAACATTCTCTTTACAATCTTTTTCAATCAACAATCGACGATGGCGACGAAGTTATAATCCCCGCTCCTTACTGGGTTTCTTATACCGATATGGTTATTCTTGCAGGCGGAAAACCCGTAATAATTCATACAAGCGATAAAACCAATTTCAAAGCAACTCCGGAAAACATAGAAAAAGCTTTGACATCTAAAACAAAAGCAATTATAGTCAACTCTCCGTCAAACCCTACGGGCGTTACATATACCGCTGAAGAACTTAAAGCAATCGCACAAGTATGCGTAAAAAATAAAATTCTTATAATTTCGGATGACATATATGAAAAACTTATATACGACGATTTCAAATTTACGTCTATTGCAGAAGTCTCTCCGGAAGCAAAAGAATTCAGCATCGTAGTAAACGGAGTTTCAAAAGCCTATTCAATGACAGGCTGGAGAATAGGTTATGCGGCTGGACCCAAAAATATTATTTCAGCAATGACAAAAGTACAAAGCCAGTCAACTTCAAACGCTTCGTCAATCTCAATCAAAGCTGCTTTAGAAGCACTAAATGGCACGCAGAAATATGTTGAATCTATGAAAAAGGAATTTGAAAAAAGAAGAAATTATATTGTTGAAAAACTCAATGCAATAAAAGACATCGATTGCAGAAAACCTGAAGGCGCGTTTTATGTTTTCCCAAACATCAAAGCCTTTTTAGGAAAAACTTTTAATGGTAAAGTTATAAACACAGATATCGAACTCGCAGATTATTTGCTCGACTGTGCTAAAATCGCAGTTATTCCGGGTTCAGCTTTTGGAGCGGAAGGATATATAAGACTTTCTTATGCGACTTCTGTTGAAAACATTAAAACCGGTATTGAAAGATTAGAAACAGCTCTAAAAGGGTAA
- the hisS gene encoding histidine--tRNA ligase — MNYKAPRGTHDIFGINASGMSWLEQKAKVIFKRHGFEEVRTPVFEDAALFMRSIGQTTDIVEKEMYIFEDRKKRKLALRPEGTASLVRAFIEHRMDVSMPAGRFFYMGEMFRYERPQAGRYRQFHQIGAEFFGSSSPAADAEIIILAQHLLSSVGINEMNIYINSLGCEKCRPFFRETLVKYLGSVRDLCEDCLRRLEKNPLRILDCKTDSNKFTAVPRMSDYLCNCCKDNFNLTQSLLKSVGYNYTVDERLVRGLDYYTKTVFEIRSDAVGSQCALAAGGRYDNLVGELGGQDTPAVGFALGSERVLLAVQKTGFFGSFQESEKIFIAVADQELFSEAFSFAVKAMRNGLKGNKNISVFGPINGKSLTSQLKFADKIKAVKTIIFARTEFEYGKFLMKNMKDKTQTEFLISEF, encoded by the coding sequence ATGAATTATAAAGCTCCACGCGGTACGCACGATATTTTTGGAATAAATGCCTCGGGTATGAGTTGGCTGGAACAGAAAGCAAAAGTGATTTTTAAAAGGCACGGCTTTGAAGAGGTGAGAACTCCGGTGTTTGAGGACGCCGCTCTTTTTATGCGCTCAATAGGACAGACAACCGATATTGTGGAAAAAGAGATGTATATTTTTGAAGACAGAAAGAAGAGAAAACTTGCATTGCGTCCCGAAGGGACGGCTTCTCTGGTAAGAGCTTTTATCGAGCACAGGATGGATGTTTCAATGCCTGCTGGCAGATTTTTTTATATGGGAGAAATGTTTCGGTATGAAAGACCGCAGGCAGGAAGGTACAGGCAGTTTCATCAGATAGGTGCTGAGTTTTTCGGCAGTTCGTCTCCTGCCGCAGATGCTGAAATTATCATACTTGCACAGCATTTGCTTTCTTCTGTTGGCATAAATGAAATGAACATATATATAAATTCTTTGGGCTGTGAAAAATGCAGACCTTTTTTTAGAGAAACATTAGTCAAATATTTAGGTTCTGTGCGGGACTTGTGCGAAGATTGCTTGAGAAGGCTTGAAAAAAATCCTTTGAGAATTCTTGACTGTAAAACGGATTCGAATAAGTTTACTGCAGTGCCTAGAATGTCGGATTATTTATGCAATTGCTGTAAGGATAATTTTAATTTAACGCAGTCTCTGCTTAAAAGCGTTGGATACAATTATACTGTGGACGAGAGACTTGTGAGAGGACTGGATTACTATACAAAAACTGTTTTTGAAATCCGATCGGATGCTGTTGGCTCGCAGTGTGCTCTCGCTGCAGGAGGAAGATATGATAATCTTGTCGGAGAACTTGGGGGGCAGGACACTCCCGCGGTTGGATTTGCTTTAGGTTCTGAGAGAGTTTTGCTCGCCGTACAGAAAACAGGATTTTTCGGCAGTTTTCAGGAATCAGAGAAAATTTTTATAGCTGTTGCTGATCAGGAACTTTTTAGCGAAGCTTTTTCTTTTGCTGTAAAAGCGATGAGAAATGGACTGAAAGGCAATAAAAATATTTCTGTTTTCGGCCCCATAAATGGTAAAAGTTTGACAAGCCAGCTTAAGTTTGCAGATAAGATAAAAGCCGTTAAAACGATAATTTTTGCCAGAACTGAATTTGAATACGGTAAATTTTTGATGAAAAATATGAAAGATAAAACTCAGACGGAATTTTTAATAAGCGAATTTTAG
- a CDS encoding DUF502 domain-containing protein gives MENEKQKKKTLKEKIGVLIKKYVMTGLVVVIPLWLTFSIMKILFKWVSSFAFPVVNYFVVDTYWVHIIARISSFFISIISIIVLGLITNRVFGKSALNSAEKFIKKLPVFGKVHSAAKQFINFIFGNDNVEKFKKIIFVPYPSKGVYSVAFLTGEQSVKGEKHLCAFMPTTPNPTTGFLLLFKEEEVVYTDYTVEQAFQFVISVGVINMRNNKKIKLNE, from the coding sequence ATGGAAAATGAAAAACAGAAAAAAAAAACTTTAAAAGAAAAAATCGGCGTTTTAATTAAAAAGTATGTGATGACAGGTTTAGTCGTTGTCATTCCGTTATGGCTAACGTTTTCTATAATGAAAATTCTTTTTAAATGGGTAAGTAGTTTTGCTTTTCCCGTTGTAAATTACTTTGTCGTTGATACATATTGGGTGCATATCATAGCAAGAATTTCGAGTTTTTTTATTTCAATTATAAGCATAATTGTTCTAGGACTTATTACAAACAGGGTTTTCGGGAAAAGTGCTTTAAATTCAGCAGAAAAGTTTATTAAAAAACTGCCTGTTTTTGGAAAAGTTCATTCCGCGGCAAAACAATTTATAAATTTTATATTCGGCAACGACAACGTGGAAAAATTTAAAAAGATTATTTTTGTGCCTTATCCGAGTAAAGGAGTTTACAGCGTTGCTTTTTTAACTGGCGAGCAGTCGGTTAAAGGAGAAAAACATCTCTGTGCTTTTATGCCGACTACACCTAATCCTACGACGGGTTTTTTGCTGTTATTTAAAGAAGAAGAAGTAGTTTATACCGATTATACGGTGGAACAGGCGTTTCAGTTTGTCATTTCTGTCGGAGTAATAAATATGAGAAATAATAAGAAGATAAAGCTTAATGAATAA